From a region of the Kwoniella mangroviensis CBS 8507 chromosome 1 map unlocalized Ctg01, whole genome shotgun sequence genome:
- a CDS encoding 60S ribosomal eL8 domain-containing protein, with translation MSSAIMLSFRSSYRTNHSRTHWPKAAKGKSKPASAPYGTKKAAKKDQNPLFEKRSKTFGIGGDIPPKRDLTRFVKWPEYVRLQRQKVILNQRLKVPPAIAQFSQTLDKNTATQLFQLLNKYKPESKQEKKARLLSEAESKAKEGDKSTTKDSKKPVFAKYGLNHVIALVEAKKAKLVVIADDVDPIELVVFLPALCRKMGVPYVIVKGKARLGLITGKKTSSSVAITDVRSEDQQALANLVSAAKANYLDKAEDIRRHWGGGIRGNKSVAKLRKRAKALGQDAKKIDVSL, from the exons ATGTCCTCTGCTATAATGCTGTCTTTTCGATCATCATACCGTACCAACCATTCACGAACCCATTGG CCTAAAGCCGCTAAAGGAAAATCTAAGCCAGCTTCTGCCCCTTACGGTACCAAGAAGGCCGCCAAGAAGGACCAAAACCCTCTTTTCGAGAAGAGATCCAAGACTTTCGGTATCG GCGGTGATATCCCTCCCAAGAGAGATTTGACCCGATTCGTCAAATGGCCCGAGTACGTTAGACTTCAAAGACAAAAGGTCATCCTCAACCAACGATTGAAG GTACCCCCCGCCATTGCTCAATTCTCTCAAACTCTCGACAAGAACACTGCCACCCAACTCTTCCAATTGCTTAACAAGTACAAGCCCGAGTCCAAgcaagagaagaaggctCGATTACTTTCCGAAGCCGAATCAAAGGCTAAGGAAGGTGACAAGTCCACCACTAAGGACTCCAAGAAACCTGTTTTCGCCAAATACGGTTTGAACCACGTTATCGCTTTGGTCGAAGCTAAGAAGGCCAAGTTGGTCGTCATTGccgatgatgttgacccTATCGAACTCGTTGTCTTCTTGCCTGCTCTCTGTAGAAAGATGGGTGTACCTTATGTGATCGTCAAAGGAAAGGCCAGACTTGGTTTGATCACCGGAAAGaagacctcttcttccgttgCCATCACCGATGTTCGATCAGAAGACCAACAAGCTCTTGCCAACCTCGTTTCTGCCGCCAAGGCCAACTACCTCGACAAGGCTGAGGACATCAGACGACACTGGGGTGGTGGTATCCGAGGTAACAAATC CGTTGCCAAACTCAGAAAGAGAGCCAAGGCTCTTGGTCAAGATGCCAAGAAGATCGATGTTTCCCTTTAA
- a CDS encoding 60S ribosomal eL38 domain-containing protein: protein MPQQVKDIKKFLEIARRKDATLARIKKTSIKPPTGAALKTKAAKKAPTHVTKFKIRCSRYLYTLVLDDAEKAEKLKQSLPPGLKVEDITNKAPKKK from the exons atg CCCCAACAAGTCAAAGACATCAAAAAGTTTCTCGAGATCGCTCGAAGAAAGGACGCTACTC TCGCCCGAATCAAGAAGACCTCCATCAAACCTCCTACCGGTGCCGCCCTCAAGACCAAGGCCGCCAAGAAAGCTCCTACCCACGTAACGAAATTCAAGATCAGATGTTCTAGATACCTTTACACTTTGGTTTTGGACGATGCTGAGAAGGCCGAGAAATTGAAGCAATCTCTTCCCCCTG GATTGAAAGTTGAGGATATCACCAACAAAGCCCCCAAGAAGAAATAA